A stretch of Microbacterium sp. LWH3-1.2 DNA encodes these proteins:
- a CDS encoding DNA/RNA non-specific endonuclease yields the protein MTSDAYDDAFLGIPLPLPRPADGRDVRELTYPRFTVLLDPERRLAAVTGVNIDGAALQDPPRTGDWNLDPRIPAAEQAGPGVYSSNDLDRGHLVRRRDPGWGTEQEARRATEATFTYPNAAPQASGFNQSKQLWLGLEDHVLEFADTTDERISVFTAPVLNDDDPPYRGIRVPRRFFKVAAWTTREGGVPRLAAAGFVLDQSELIDLREGVLDVPTLGAFRTFQVRIADIEEMSGVDLGTLVDADVLATTTVRGGSAWRPLREPEDLVLG from the coding sequence GTGACCTCGGACGCATACGACGACGCCTTCCTCGGCATCCCACTTCCGCTCCCCCGTCCCGCTGACGGGCGCGACGTGCGAGAGCTGACCTACCCGCGGTTCACCGTGCTGCTCGATCCCGAGCGCCGGCTCGCGGCCGTGACGGGAGTGAACATCGACGGCGCGGCTCTGCAAGATCCACCGCGGACCGGAGATTGGAATCTCGATCCTCGGATCCCCGCGGCGGAGCAGGCGGGGCCAGGGGTCTACTCCTCGAACGATCTGGATCGCGGGCACCTGGTGCGCCGCCGCGATCCCGGCTGGGGCACGGAGCAAGAGGCCCGCCGGGCGACGGAGGCGACGTTCACGTACCCGAACGCGGCGCCGCAGGCGAGCGGGTTCAACCAGTCGAAGCAGCTGTGGCTCGGCCTCGAAGACCACGTGCTCGAATTCGCCGACACCACCGACGAGCGGATCAGCGTCTTCACCGCACCGGTGCTGAACGACGACGACCCGCCGTACCGCGGCATCCGTGTCCCGCGCCGGTTCTTCAAGGTCGCCGCGTGGACGACGCGGGAGGGCGGGGTGCCGCGCCTCGCGGCTGCGGGGTTCGTGCTCGACCAGTCGGAGCTCATCGACCTTCGTGAGGGCGTGCTCGATGTGCCGACACTCGGCGCCTTCCGCACGTTCCAGGTGCGGATCGCCGACATCGAGGAGATGTCGGGCGTCGATCTCGGAACCCTCGTCGACGCGGACGTGCTGGCGACGACAACGGTTCGCGGAGGGAGCGCGTGGCGCCCCCTCCGCGAACCGGAGGATCTCGTTCTCGGCTGA
- a CDS encoding DedA family protein, with the protein MAEDLLTTVASSAWALPLLFVLVLGDAFLVVIPGEAAVTALGALAVSQGEPALVAIVLVAAVAALTGDAACYVVGRTIDLERWRWMRTSRVQTAFAWARLRLERRAALVLFTARFIPFARLAVNLTAGATRLPAPRYLAVAGLAALAWVIYQALVGAVVATLVPGGPVVAVVVSVSFAVGLGLAIDAVLARRLGARRATEGE; encoded by the coding sequence ATGGCCGAGGACCTGCTCACCACGGTGGCGTCGAGCGCGTGGGCGCTGCCACTGCTGTTCGTGCTCGTGCTGGGCGACGCGTTCCTTGTGGTGATCCCGGGCGAGGCTGCGGTCACCGCGCTGGGTGCCCTGGCCGTGTCGCAGGGCGAGCCGGCGCTCGTGGCGATCGTGCTCGTCGCCGCTGTCGCCGCGCTCACGGGCGACGCGGCGTGCTACGTCGTCGGCCGAACCATCGACCTCGAACGATGGCGCTGGATGCGTACGTCACGCGTCCAGACGGCCTTCGCGTGGGCGCGGCTGCGTCTGGAGCGTCGCGCGGCCCTGGTGCTGTTCACCGCCCGGTTCATCCCGTTCGCGCGGCTCGCGGTCAACCTGACGGCAGGAGCGACGCGACTGCCGGCGCCCCGATATCTCGCGGTGGCGGGACTCGCAGCGCTCGCGTGGGTGATCTACCAGGCGCTCGTCGGAGCCGTCGTCGCGACGCTGGTCCCCGGCGGCCCTGTCGTCGCCGTCGTGGTGTCGGTGTCATTCGCGGTCGGACTGGGTCTCGCCATCGACGCCGTTCTCGCCCGGCGGCTGGGCGCCAGGAGGGCGACCGAGGGTGAGTGA
- a CDS encoding FMN reductase, with protein sequence MTNSARRIAVISAGLSNPSSTRMLADRLAAATVKQLSERGIEIEVDVFELRDYAHDITNNLLTGFAPPALESMINAVVSADAVIAVTPIFSTSYSGLFKSFVDVLDPEALTGKPVLIGANAGTARHSLAIDYAIRPLFTYLHAEPVSTGVFAASSDWGASADNVAPLGERIDRGARELADAIARREPASDADPFDPANYLGEGRSFGHLLGGLAGE encoded by the coding sequence ATGACGAACTCCGCACGCCGCATCGCGGTGATCTCAGCCGGACTTTCGAACCCGTCGTCGACCCGCATGCTCGCCGACCGGCTCGCCGCCGCAACGGTGAAGCAGCTGTCGGAACGCGGCATCGAGATCGAGGTCGACGTGTTCGAGCTGCGCGACTACGCGCACGACATCACGAACAACCTCCTCACCGGATTCGCCCCGCCGGCGCTCGAATCAATGATCAACGCGGTGGTATCGGCCGACGCCGTCATCGCCGTCACGCCGATCTTCTCGACCAGCTACTCGGGCCTCTTCAAGTCGTTCGTCGACGTGCTGGACCCCGAGGCCCTCACCGGGAAGCCGGTGCTGATCGGCGCGAACGCGGGCACCGCTCGCCACTCGCTGGCGATCGACTACGCGATCCGGCCGCTGTTCACGTACCTGCACGCAGAGCCCGTGTCGACCGGTGTGTTCGCGGCGTCGAGCGACTGGGGTGCGTCGGCCGACAACGTCGCCCCGCTGGGTGAGCGCATCGACCGCGGTGCCCGGGAGCTCGCCGACGCCATCGCGCGTCGGGAGCCGGCCTCCGACGCCGACCCGTTCGACCCCGCCAACTACCTCGGCGAGGGTCGCTCGTTCGGCCATCTGCTCGGCGGTCTCGCGGGGGAGTAG
- a CDS encoding SDR family oxidoreductase, translated as MTRPPRSVLVTGCSTGIGRQTASVLALRGWRVYATARRLDAVADLERHGCRLLELDVTDEASRAAAVDAVVAAEGAIGALVNNAGISELGATAAMPVAHVERMFATNVFGMLSLTQLVVPGMRGRGAGRIVNIGSMNGRWIMPGMGSYAATKHALEAFSDALRYELRPFGIQMSLIAPGMVTTGFGHTAARRSEDAIDDPQWADFTARVAELTLTWDAGPRARLACSPRDVAQRVVRAVESPRPRARYRVAPSATMMLALRRALPERAFERVLRTQFPSPRP; from the coding sequence ATGACGCGTCCTCCACGCAGCGTGCTCGTGACCGGCTGTTCCACCGGCATCGGCCGCCAGACGGCGTCCGTCCTCGCCCTGCGCGGCTGGCGTGTCTACGCGACGGCGCGGCGCCTCGACGCGGTCGCGGATCTCGAGCGGCACGGATGCCGCCTCCTCGAGCTCGACGTCACCGACGAGGCCTCGCGCGCCGCCGCCGTCGACGCGGTCGTCGCGGCCGAGGGCGCGATCGGGGCGCTGGTCAACAATGCGGGCATCAGCGAGCTCGGGGCGACGGCGGCCATGCCGGTGGCGCACGTCGAGCGGATGTTCGCGACCAACGTGTTCGGCATGCTGAGCCTCACGCAGCTCGTCGTCCCCGGCATGCGCGGCCGCGGCGCCGGGCGCATCGTGAACATCGGCTCGATGAACGGCCGCTGGATCATGCCCGGCATGGGCTCGTACGCCGCCACCAAGCACGCGCTCGAGGCGTTCAGCGATGCCCTCCGCTACGAACTCAGGCCGTTCGGCATACAGATGTCGCTCATCGCGCCGGGCATGGTGACGACGGGTTTCGGCCACACCGCTGCACGGCGCAGCGAGGACGCCATCGACGACCCGCAGTGGGCGGACTTCACCGCCCGCGTGGCCGAGCTGACATTGACCTGGGATGCGGGACCGCGCGCCCGCCTCGCGTGTTCGCCCCGCGATGTCGCGCAGCGCGTCGTGCGCGCGGTCGAGTCGCCGCGGCCGCGCGCCCGGTACCGGGTCGCGCCGTCGGCGACGATGATGCTGGCGCTTCGCCGTGCCCTCCCGGAGCGGGCGTTCGAGCGCGTGCTGCGCACGCAGTTCCCCTCGCCGCGACCCTGA
- a CDS encoding alpha/beta fold hydrolase, translated as MTTIDDALERDQAIPDLDWHVFPAGTERDVFSAPSGGLARVRLGDPDAPRVVLVPGVAGSKEDFVLLFPLLAAAGYRVESYDIAGHYESAGAGPQHLDPPRDSYDYPLFVDDLVAILEDAGSAHVLGYSFAGLVTELALAARPDLFRSLTLMAAPPATGQVFRGVKHIGPISDMSAHRAAGLILWGIRYNLNRTPPGRIAFVRERLGVTGRACIDDVVGLMMTTPDVADAVAAIDIPKLIAVGDHDLWPQAQHDAYAARIGARVATYSTGHAPCETAPHQLARDMLQLFADTR; from the coding sequence ATGACGACGATCGATGACGCGCTCGAGCGCGACCAGGCCATCCCCGACCTCGACTGGCATGTCTTCCCGGCGGGCACCGAGCGCGACGTCTTCTCGGCCCCGAGCGGCGGTCTCGCGCGCGTGCGGCTTGGCGACCCCGACGCGCCGCGGGTCGTGCTCGTGCCCGGGGTTGCGGGATCCAAGGAGGACTTCGTCTTGCTGTTCCCGCTGCTCGCGGCGGCCGGGTACCGTGTCGAGTCGTACGACATCGCCGGCCACTACGAGTCGGCCGGGGCCGGACCGCAGCATCTCGACCCGCCACGGGATTCCTACGACTACCCGCTGTTCGTCGACGACCTCGTCGCGATCCTCGAGGACGCCGGCTCGGCGCACGTCCTCGGCTACAGCTTCGCGGGCCTCGTGACCGAGCTCGCGCTCGCCGCGCGACCCGACCTGTTCCGCAGCCTCACATTGATGGCCGCGCCGCCCGCGACGGGACAGGTGTTCCGCGGCGTCAAGCACATCGGGCCGATCTCCGACATGTCTGCGCACCGCGCCGCCGGGCTCATCCTGTGGGGCATCCGGTACAACCTCAATCGCACGCCGCCGGGGCGCATCGCCTTCGTGCGCGAGCGGCTCGGTGTGACGGGGCGCGCCTGCATCGACGACGTCGTCGGCCTCATGATGACGACGCCCGACGTCGCCGACGCCGTGGCGGCGATCGACATCCCGAAGCTCATCGCCGTCGGCGACCACGACCTCTGGCCGCAGGCGCAGCACGACGCCTACGCGGCGCGCATCGGCGCCCGCGTCGCGACCTACTCCACCGGACACGCGCCCTGTGAGACCGCACCGCACCAGCTCGCGCGCGACATGCTGCAGCTCTTCGCCGACACGCGATGA
- a CDS encoding LLM class flavin-dependent oxidoreductase: MQFGIFTVSDITEDPTDGTTPSEAERIQATLRIAQHAEEVGLDVFALGEHHNPPFWSSSPTTTLAYIAARTERLILSTATTLITTNDPVKIAEDYAMLQHVSGGRTDLMLGRGNTGPVYPWFGKDIRQGLPLAIENYNLLHRLWREDVVDWEGQFRTPLQGFTSTPRPLDGVAPFVWHGSIRTPEIAEQAAYYGDGFFANNIFWPKEHYQRLIQLYRQRYAHYGHGTPEQAIVGLGGQVFMAANSQDAVTRFRPYFDNAPVYGHGPSLEDFSEMTPLTVGSPQQVIDRYAAMRETYGDYQRQLFLIDHAGLPLKTVLEQLDILGGEVVPVLRKELQKNRPAEVPDAPTHTNLVAAKYGDEAPRQAIPGANRGDNLVGASPYQDSPAPAGAAFGLGRKEA, from the coding sequence ATGCAGTTCGGCATCTTCACGGTGAGCGACATCACCGAGGACCCGACGGACGGGACGACACCCAGTGAGGCGGAGAGGATTCAGGCGACCCTGCGGATCGCCCAGCATGCCGAGGAGGTGGGCCTGGACGTCTTCGCCCTCGGTGAGCACCACAACCCGCCGTTCTGGTCCTCGTCGCCCACGACGACACTCGCGTACATCGCGGCGCGGACCGAGCGTCTCATCCTGTCGACCGCGACGACCTTGATCACCACGAACGACCCGGTGAAGATCGCCGAGGACTATGCGATGCTGCAGCACGTGTCGGGCGGTCGCACCGACCTGATGCTGGGTCGTGGCAACACCGGCCCGGTGTACCCGTGGTTCGGCAAGGACATCCGCCAGGGCCTGCCGTTGGCGATCGAGAACTACAATCTTCTGCACCGCCTCTGGCGGGAGGACGTCGTGGACTGGGAGGGGCAGTTCCGCACGCCGCTGCAGGGCTTCACCTCCACACCCCGTCCGCTGGACGGCGTGGCGCCCTTCGTGTGGCACGGGTCGATCCGCACCCCCGAGATCGCCGAGCAGGCCGCGTACTACGGCGACGGGTTCTTCGCGAACAACATCTTCTGGCCGAAGGAGCACTACCAGCGCCTGATCCAGCTGTACCGTCAGCGCTACGCGCACTACGGGCACGGCACGCCCGAGCAGGCGATCGTGGGCCTGGGTGGCCAGGTGTTCATGGCGGCGAACTCGCAGGACGCGGTGACGCGGTTCCGCCCGTACTTCGACAACGCCCCGGTCTACGGCCACGGCCCGTCGCTCGAGGACTTCAGCGAGATGACGCCGCTCACGGTGGGCTCGCCGCAGCAGGTGATCGACCGCTACGCGGCGATGCGCGAGACGTACGGTGATTACCAGCGCCAGCTGTTCCTCATCGATCACGCCGGCCTGCCGCTGAAGACCGTGCTCGAGCAGCTCGACATCCTGGGCGGCGAGGTGGTTCCGGTGCTGCGCAAGGAGCTGCAGAAGAACCGCCCCGCGGAGGTGCCCGACGCACCCACCCATACGAACCTCGTGGCCGCCAAGTACGGTGACGAGGCGCCGCGGCAGGCCATCCCGGGTGCGAACCGGGGCGACAACCTCGTGGGCGCCAGCCCGTACCAGGACAGCCCGGCCCCGGCCGGCGCCGCGTTCGGCCTCGGCCGGAAGGAGGCGTGA
- a CDS encoding acyltransferase family protein has translation MTGSSVPPTATTPTPTGSIARPRRRTPFWDNARFACIVFVVLGHAVQRLTYDSDIALGLYLVIYAFHMPAFAIISGYFSKSDAPTKTQMARVITDILVPYIVFEGLWTLTKWLVEGQANPNITQPSWTLWFLLALGIFRLVLPYLALLRWPLLWTVVISISAGYLPNIGSTFSLSRTLGLLPFFTLGWWLHEHDIVARLRLLDRRPWWVLAGGLGLFAVAGWAAWFFVDDWRAMNLREWLFYDENYASIGGTQWWAGGVRLALMVVAVVLSTAFFALVPRETHWWTHFGQYTMYVYLLHSFVLYPFRENGLLRNAEPTWLWLPLVTVGSVLIALGLATKPVRRILRPLVEPRPTWLFADPTLARREGRRNDPTGSRRPRERPRMPRPDPRQNG, from the coding sequence ATGACCGGCAGCAGCGTTCCGCCCACGGCGACCACCCCCACCCCGACGGGTTCCATCGCCCGTCCGCGGCGGCGCACGCCGTTCTGGGACAACGCGCGCTTCGCGTGCATCGTGTTCGTCGTGCTCGGCCACGCCGTGCAGCGTCTGACGTACGACTCCGACATCGCGCTGGGGCTGTACCTGGTGATCTACGCATTCCACATGCCGGCGTTCGCGATCATCTCGGGCTACTTCTCGAAGTCGGATGCCCCGACCAAGACACAGATGGCACGCGTGATCACCGACATCCTGGTGCCGTACATCGTGTTCGAGGGACTGTGGACCCTGACCAAGTGGCTGGTCGAAGGACAGGCGAACCCGAACATCACTCAGCCCTCGTGGACCCTCTGGTTCCTGCTCGCGCTCGGCATCTTCCGGCTCGTGCTCCCCTACCTGGCGCTGCTGCGCTGGCCGCTGCTGTGGACGGTCGTGATCTCGATCAGCGCCGGCTACCTGCCCAACATCGGCTCGACGTTCTCGTTGTCGCGCACCCTCGGCCTGCTGCCGTTCTTCACCCTCGGCTGGTGGCTGCACGAGCACGATATCGTCGCCCGTCTTCGGCTGCTCGACCGCCGGCCCTGGTGGGTGCTCGCCGGCGGCCTCGGGCTCTTCGCCGTCGCCGGCTGGGCGGCGTGGTTCTTCGTCGACGACTGGCGCGCGATGAACCTCCGCGAGTGGCTGTTCTACGACGAGAACTATGCCTCGATCGGCGGCACGCAGTGGTGGGCGGGGGGCGTGCGCCTCGCGCTGATGGTCGTCGCCGTCGTGCTGTCGACCGCGTTCTTCGCGCTCGTGCCGCGCGAGACCCACTGGTGGACGCACTTCGGCCAGTACACGATGTACGTCTACCTGCTGCACTCCTTCGTGCTGTACCCGTTCCGCGAGAACGGCCTGCTGCGCAACGCCGAGCCGACGTGGCTCTGGCTGCCGCTCGTGACCGTCGGGTCGGTGCTCATCGCGCTGGGACTGGCGACGAAGCCTGTGCGCCGCATCCTCCGCCCGCTGGTCGAACCGCGGCCGACGTGGCTGTTCGCCGATCCCACCCTCGCGCGCCGCGAGGGGCGGCGCAACGACCCGACCGGATCGCGGCGGCCGCGAGAACGACCGCGGATGCCCCGGCCCGATCCGCGCCAGAACGGCTGA